One window of Mixophyes fleayi isolate aMixFle1 chromosome 3, aMixFle1.hap1, whole genome shotgun sequence genomic DNA carries:
- the IGSF10 gene encoding immunoglobulin superfamily member 10: MQPIGRSDSCLPGYLIILWLSVLPDNSMACPKPCACYVQTEVHCTFRYLNVIPKQIQADVERINLGYNSLGKLTESDFSGLQKLELLMLHSNEIQTIHENAFKDLSSLQVLKMSYNKVKTLHKNTFSGLKSMVRLHMDHNKLEFLAPESFYGLTSLKLVHLEGNTLRQLHTDTFVTLRYIQIFKTSSIKHIYLSDNQLSSLPKDMFLYLNELEGLYIYGNFWSCDCNLQWLTEWGQKSKDVIKCKRDRSGQQCPLCFSPKKNKGKSLYEISSQDLACVKPTIDNIFKVKNVTTPEEGSFTAISAKDLAPPIGSLILNMTDQSGNEANLECSVHRPTKLSQITLDRKEEYTIMRTTFSSFLICNIDYDYIQKLWGILAMYSDSPMKLKRDLLLTKTPFISYKYKQVGSGDDTFTDIEAELRAEPNWLMQDLVTLQLDRTATTLSTLHIRYFTDIYVTIPNSVENPRKNSWVMIHKSNQTQTEYAAIIGETVEMHCQVVGEPAPNIEWLLPDGSKIKAPYMSKEGRITITENGKFILKAADSFDSGVYHCIATNDGDADVLTFRITVVSTEVEEEAVNGAELLVNNGDMLYLPCGSKGVPDASVSWILPDHSVLHEASRNKLIFSNGTLKIQDITQRERGYFRCLAANQYGLDVLTHRVMVKDRKMLHKKIQLDQIEDRNGEGSGNEDIKENNHSVTGKAIGYKKFPATRVATKPDGQGNEKTLLQRRNRINQRLRGYRRQFSQGTRRIDPQRWTEILQKTKQNSINNKILTQVIDSSPKEESEVERESGEVEEPSGEELLPVDEKFLVISEKYSSVTMLNAIPTVPAVTDSNTPLRTTKAISVTPTKNIIDKDKLDMPKINTDMIVSSPELTTSEYLTTVTNPHYSDTMPHTTTIYSSVKPTTLSTLNTSVVAIPEPPLPTGMQYLTSRHVTTNSILKYSITLPGRLKSDSHDYTTAFNSLTATPQIVITSPTAISSPRYTTTKDLPTTSTTAPSEFHYTAQNNITEAATMENELQVTAQFDIANPVTTSGYLYSLSEDVITSPPSEMSFISSTPPNVITNPTTASSDFSATPRNVFSHPPTTSSYLRVTSQSILSKSQLLVKLFPPSTSPTTGSPLFSSEPPVTHKDISNTPTSPKQFILTGIPNSDISFATPNTKRKMTQQNIASTPQSITGNFVLGNLPTTYGKYNLPLSTSEHGSENLSENQLSTQTQLQDTKIPQYSVARGEVEEGNVISIDSSTKSSTKLFLSQTEIGPIYFHSTQKIISPGLPAGSTIITHQQIQIVKDVTPLVPTLRRYGRRKINGRRRIIRPDRIPNVRAHQFKFGKLDNSEVTTAQTTVSQINKQKQLSYSTIPSSTYVPLPTKVSSITAPETLDGKQSTTQVTTRFKTIDNTEIATNAYVTSQPMTQKIPQISTVGMYVLDKIQVGERHTKDVATHIPTTSHVVGNEESLRSTSAQSTTKPRPASKIIRRKIPWHRLFANSQIMHREILKKLRISTQLLSAITTPLPSQPAVSKSYTTTTVSNLSTDSNSKANTNTPLVMAESTLHINPMNSKPTSTTVHPTSAKLATTVIQLTTAKATAITVYPASAKAATSAKMATTAVYPTSAKIAPIEGYPASAKAATTVVYPTSPSLAITVIQPTNSNAAAYSASTIVETTSKDLNFISDKSAMSTTPTPVPSVTADSIGRQRFLKRKRLRTKNIMRTSELQNIWRSTNAKMSTTPPEKTTKAHTITPTPKPAVTGAQTTRMFDLENNIPQTTVKKHFWSNTSKAPKMSLQPSHTMNGINTLTTPYRETYDNNYITTSDQALNRKNHFKQQFVTTHKAKTSSSYKPDTITSRPSLLSVTAKIIASATDLSPIMSPSTVQPPAVSGKKMSHTVDNRPDPKAPQRNVHVIARVPSVLNKPAQYNPSSTTAQHIGKKTSDQTTEIPSNNIGSKPRIMGGRAASFTVLANSDAFIPCEATGNPAPNILWTKVSSGTFVSKARRGNKMEVFTNGTLSITSASVQDRGQYLCVANNQYGSDRLLVTLSVITYPPRIIQGRSREITIHSGSSINVKCQAEGRPFPTITWILANETIASEKSDNNHKVFVHSDGTLTIREVTIYDRGIYKCLATNIAGADTFTVKIQVIAAPPVILEDKRQTVLVHPGENVKLHCTAKGNPHPSVHWVAFDGTKVKPLHYVNAKLFLFSNGTLYIRNAASSDNGNYECIATSSTGSERRVVNLKVEQSDTIPKIIQASPKSTEMNFGDTLMLNCSATGEPNPKIIWRLPSKAVVDQWHRMGSRIQVFPNGTLIVQSVNEKDAGDYLCVARNKMGDDVILMKVSITMKPAKIVQKQHLSKQVPYGKDFKVDCKASGSPLPEISWSLPDGTVINNILQADDSGRRKRRYVLFDNGTLYLNKVGMSEEGDYTCYAENTLGRDEMKVHISVVTAAPRIKLNPKTKFQARAGASTVLDCEAIGEPKPKIFWLLPSSDMIAMSHDRYILHDNGSLSITKVKLIDAGEYMCVARNPAGDDTRLLKLDVHSTPPVINGLYTNKTIIKDSALKHSRKLIHCSAEGTPPLQIMWIMPDNIYLTAPYHGSRIVVHKNGTLEIRNVRPSDTADFTCVARNDGGESMLVVQLEVLEVLRRPMFKNPFNEKIIAKPGKMAILNCFADGNPTPEIIWLLPNGTRFLNGQGYAKYYAGTNGTFIIYSPSKDDAGKYRCAARNKVGYIEKLIVLEVGQKPNILTHPKGPIKNIFGETLSLHCLSDGIPKPRVIWTLPSGFVIDRSSVNGKYLLLENGTLVIQETTIHDRGNYLCKAKNNAGEASISVPVMIVAYPPRITSKPPQNIHTRAGSPVHFNCMAIGIPKPEITWELPDLSVLTTASKGRPMGTELLHPQGTLVVQKPKSSDSGMYRCIAKNPLGTDSSLTYLKVI, translated from the exons GTACAACAGCCTGGGCAAGCTAACGGAGAGTGACTTCTCTGGTTTACAGAAACTAGAGCTGCTGATGTTACATAGTAACGAGATCCAGACCATCCATGAGAATGCTTTCAAGGActtatcttcattgcag GTATTGAAAATGAGCTACAATAAAGTGAAAACTCTCCACAAGAACACGTTCAGTGGTCTAAAGAGTATGGTCAGGCTACACATGGATCACAACAAACTGGAATTCCTGGCCCCAGAATCATTCTACGGTCTAACATCTCTGAAACTGGTGCACTTAGAAGGAAATACACTACGACAGCTGCACACAGACACCTTTGTTACTCTGCGGTACATACAGATATTTAAAACATCATCTATAAAACATATCTATTTGTCTGACAACCAGTTATCATCACTGCCTAAAGATATGTTCCTGTACTTGAATGAATTGGAAGGACTTTACATTTATGGAAACTTCTGGTCCTGCGATTGTAACCTGCAATGGCTCACAGAATGGGGACAGAAATCTAAAG ACGTAATCAAATGCAAGAGAGATCGTTCAGGACAACAATGTCCACTTTGCTTTAGTCCGAAAAAGAATAAAGGGAAGTCTTTATATGAAATATCATCTCAAGATCTTGCTTGTGTCAAGCCAACAATAGACAACATCTTCAAAGTAAAAAATGTGACCACTCCAGAAGAAGGCAGTTTTACTGCTATATCAGCCAAAGATTTGGCGCCACCAATAGGATCTCTCATCCTAAATATGACAGACCAGTCTGGGAATGAAGCAAACTTGGAATGTAGCGTCCACAGACCAACCAAATTGTCTCAAATCACATTAGATAGAAAGGAAGAATACACAATAATGAGGACTACATTTTCCTCCTTTCTAATATGTAACATAGATTATGATTATATTCAAAAGTTATGGGGAATATTAGCGATGTACAGTGATTCTCCAATGAAACTCAAGCGAGACCTTTTGCTTACAAAGACACCTTTCATTAGTTACAAATACAAGCAAGTGGGTTCTGGTGATGATACCTTCACTGACATTGAAGCAGAACTTAGAGCGGAACCAAACTGGCTGATGCAGGACTTGGTGACATTACAACTGGATAGAACGGCTACAACCCTCAGCACACTACATATTCGGTACTTCACAGATATCTATGTTACAATTCCAAATTCTGTTGAAAACCCACGGAAAAACAGCTGGGTTATGATTCACAAGAGCAACCAGACACAAACTGAATATGCTGCAATCATTGGAGAAACGGTGGAGATGCATTGTCAAGTTGTGGGTGAGCCAGCACCAAACATTGAATGGCTTCTCCCTGATGGAAGTAAGATTAAAGCTCCATATATGAGCAAAGAGGGAAGGATTACAATTACAGAAAATGGAAAGTTTATATTAAAGGCAGCTGATAGCTTTGATAGCGGGGTTTATCATTGTATTGCTACAAATGACGGTGACGCAGATGTGCTTACATTTAGAATTACTGTGGTAAGCACTGAAGTAGAGGAAGAAGCTGTCAATGGAGCTGAACTTTTAGTGAATAATGGGGATATGCTCTATCTCCCATGTGGTTCAAAAGGAGTTCCTGATGCATCCGTTAGCTGGATATTACCAGACCACTCTGTACTCCATGAGGCATCAAGGAATAAACTTATTTTCTCCAATGGGACATTAAAAATCCAAGACATAACACAGAGAGAGCGAGGATATTTTAGATGTTTAGCGGCTAATCAGTATGGCCTTGATGTACTGACACACAGAGTAATGGTGAAAGATAGAAAAATGCTCCATAAAAAAATACAGCTAGATCAAATCGAGGATAGAAATGGTGAAGGATCAGGCAATGAAGACATTAAAGAAAACAACCACTCGGTCACAGGAAAAGCCATTGGATATAAAAAGTTCCCTGCTACACGCGTAGCTACCAAACCTGATGGTCAGGGAAATGAGAAAACGCTGCTTCAGAGAAGAAATAGAATAAACCAACGACTTAGGGGATATCGGAGGCAATTTTCTCAGGGCACAAGAAGAATTGATCCCCAGCGCTGGACAGAGATCTTACAAAAGACCAAACAGAACTCAATTAACAACAAAATATTAACTCAAGTCATAGACAGTTCACCCAAAGAAGAAAGTGAGGTAGAAAGGGAGTCTGGTGAGGTAGAAGAACCATCTGGAGAAGAGCTACTTCCAGTGGATGAAAAGTTTTTGGTAATATCAGAAAAATACTCATCTGTAACAATGTTGAATGCAATACCTACAGTGCCTGCAGTCACAGACTCTAATACACCTTTACGGACTACAAAGGCAATATCTGTAACACCAACGAAAAACATTATTGACAAAGATAAATTAGATATGCCGAagataaatacagacatgatagTGAGCAGTCCAGAGCTAACTACATCAGAATATTTAACCACTGTTACAAATCCTCATTATTCTGACACTATGCCACATACTACTACCATCTATAGTAGTGTGAAACCAACCACTTTGAGCACCTTAAACACATCAGTAGTAGCAATTCCAGAACCACCACTTCCTACAGGCATGCAGTATTTGACATCCAGACATGTGACAACCAACTCTATACTGAAATATTCTATTACCTTACCTGGCAGACTCAAATCTGATAGTCATGACTATACCACCGCATTCAACTCATTAACTGCAACCCCACAAATTGTTATTACCAGTCCAACTGCTATCAGCAGTCCACGTTATACTACAACAAAAGACCTTCCAACCACTTCCACAACTGCACCCAGTGAGTTTCACTATACAGCTCAGAATAACATTACAGAGGCAGCAACTATGGAAAATGAGCTGCAAGTTACAGCTCAGTTTGACATCGCCAACCCTGTTACTACATCTGGTTATTTATACAGCCTATCAGAAGATGTTATTACTAGCCCACCATCAGAAATGAGCTTTATCAGTAGTACCCCTCCAAATGTCATCACTAACCCAACAACAGCATCTTCAGATTTCTCTGCTACACCACGAAATGTGTTTTCACACCCACCAACTACATCTAGTTATCTTCGCGTAACATCTCAGAGTATCCTTAGCAAGTCACAACTTCTAGTAAAACTCTTTCCTCCATCCACGAGCCCAACTACTGGAAGTCCACTGTTTTCTTCAGAGCCACCAGTTACACATAAAGATATTTCAAATACCCCAACATCTCCTAAACAATTCATATTAACAGGTATTCCAAATTCAGATATTTCATTTGCTACACCAAACACTAAAAGAAAAATGACCCAACAAAACATTGCTTCAACTCCACAAAGCATTACTGGTAATTTTGTTCTAGGTAACTTACCGACAACTTATGGAAAATACAATTTACCGCTCTCTACATCTGAACATGGGTCAGAAAATTTGTCTGAAAATCAACTTTCTACTCAAACACAATTGCAAGACACAAAGATCCCACAATATTCAGTAGCGAGAGGTGAAGTAGAAGAAGGAAATGTTATTAGTATTGATTCTTCAACAAAGTCAAGCACAAAATTGTTTCTTTCCCAAACTGAAATTGGCCCAATCTACTTTCACAGCACCCAAAAAATAATTTCACCAGGGCTGCCAGCTGGCTCAACCATCATTACCCATCAACAGATTCAGATAGTGAAAGATGTGACACCATTGGTGCCAACTCTAAGGCGGTATGGTCGTAGAAAAATCAACGGAAGAAGACGTATCATAAGGCCGGATCGTATTCCAAATGTTAGAGCCCATCAATTTAAATTTGGAAAACTAGACAATAGTGAGGTCACAACGGCTCAAACTACAGTTTCTCAgattaataaacaaaaacagtTGTCATATAGTACCATACCTTCAAGTACATATGTTCCTTTACCGACTAAAGTGTCTTCTATTACAGCTCCAGAGACTCTGGATGGAAAACAGTCAACCACTCAGGTTACTACAAGATTCAAAACCATTGATAATACAGAAATAGCAACAAATGCTTATGTTACATCCCAACCTATGACTCAAAAAATTCCTCAAATCAGCACTGTAGGCATGTATGTTTTGGATAAAATCCAGGTGGGTGAGAGACATACAAAAGATGTGGCAACACATATACCAACAACAAGTCATGTAGTTGGAAACGAAGAATCATTGAGATCCACCTCTGCTCAATCCACCACCAAACCTCGGCCTGCCTCTAAAATAATTAGAAGAAAAATTCCTTGGCATAGACTGTTTGCTAACAGTCAGATAATGCATAGGGAGATACTTAAGAAGCTTAGAATAAGTACTCAGCTATTATCTGCAATTACTACTCCACTTCCATCCCAACCAGCAGTTAGTAAGAGTTATACTACCACAACTGTATCAAACCTCTCTACAGACAGTAATTCAAAGGCAAATACTAACACACCTTTAGTAATGGCAGAAAGCACATTACATATTAATCCAATGAATTCTAAACCCACATCCACTACAGTTCATCCAACCAGTGCTAAATTGGCAACAACTGTGATTCAACTCACCACTGCTAAAGCAACAGCCATTACAGTTTATCCAGCCAGTGCTAAAGCAGCAACCAGTGCTAAAATGGCAACAACTGCAGTTTATCCAACTAGTGCTAAAATTGCACCGATAGAAGGTTATCCGGCCAGTGCCAAAGCAGCAACAACTGTAGTTTATCCAACCAGTCCAAGTCTTGCAATAACTGTAATTCAGCCAACCAATTCCAATGCTGCTGCTTATTCAGCAAGTACTATTGTTGAAACAACTTCCAAAGATTTAAATTTCATCTCTGATAAAAGTGCTATGTCTACAACACCAACACCAGTACCGTCTGTTACAGCTGATAGCATAGGGAGACAAAGGTTCCTGAAAAGAAAAAGACTGCGGACAAAAAATATTATGCGCACCTCAGAATTGCAAAACATTTGGAGGTCAACAAATGCCAAAATGTCAACTACACCTCCAGAGAAAACTACCAAGGCTCATACAATTACTCCAACACCCAAACCCGCAGTTACAGGTGCACAAACAACAAGAATGTTtgatttagaaaataatattcCTCAAACTACTGTGAAAAAACATTTCTGGAGTAATACATCAAAGGCTCCTAAAATGTCATTGCAACCATCCCATACAATGAATGGCATTAATACATTAACGACTCCTTACCGAGAGACTtatgataataattatataacCACATCTGACCAAGCACTAAACAGAAAAAATCACTTTAAACAGCAATTTGTCACTACACATAAAGCAAAAACATCCTCATCATACAAGCCAGATACTATAACAAGTAGACCATCACTGCTATCAGTTACTGCTAAAATCATCGCCAGTGCAACTGACCTATCACCCATAATGAGCCCAAGCACAGTCCAACCTCCGGCTGTATCTGGAAAGAAGATGTCTCATACTGTGGATAACAGGCCTGATCCAAAAGCACCCCAGAGAAATGTACATGTAATAGCACGTGTTCCAAGTGTACTGAACAAACCAGCACAGTATAACCCCTCTTCCACAACAGCACAACATATAGGCAAGAAAACTTCTGACCAGACTACAGAAATCCCCTCCAACAATATCGGCTCAAAGCCTCGTATTATGGGTGGTAGAGCTGCAAGTTTCACAGTCCTTGCTAATTCAGATGCCTTTATTCCATGTGAGGCCACTGGAAATCCAGCACCCAACATACTGTGGACAAAAGTGTCTTCAG GGACTTTTGTGTCAAAGGCAAGACGGGGGAACAAGATGGAAGTTTTCACGAATGGTACACTCTCCATCACCAGTGCTAGTGTCCAGGATCGTGGGCAATATCTTTGTGTTGCTAATAACCAGTATGGCTCAGACCGACTACTTGTCACACTTTCTGTTATAACATACCCTCCTAGGATCATACAGGGCAGATCAAGAGAGATTACAATACACTCGGGCAGTTCTATAAATGTAAAATGCCAGGCAGAGGGTAGACCTTTCCCCACTATTACCTGGATTCTGGCTAATGAGACCATTGCATCTGAGAAGTCTGACAATAACCACAAAGTTTTTGTGCATTCAGATGGCACACTCACAATTAGAGAAGTGACTATATATGATCGTGGGATTTATAAGTGTTTAGCTACTAACATAGCTGGGGCTGATACATTTACAGTAAAGATTCAAGTAATTGCTGCTCCTCCAGTTATTTTAGAAGACAAAAGACAGACAGTTCTAGTACATCCTGGGGAGAATGTAAAACTTCATTGCACGGCAAAAGGAAATCCTCACCCAAGTGTTCATTGGGTTGCATTTGATGGTACAAAAGTTAAACCTTTGCATTATGTTAATGCAAAGCTGTTCCTATTCTCCAATGGAACCCTTTACATAAGAAATGCAGCCTCCTCAGACAATGGAAACTATGAGTGTATAGCGACGAGCTCTACTGGCTCTGAAAGAAGAGTCGTCAATCTCAAGGTGGAGCAAAGTGATACCATTCCTAAGATTATCCAAGCATCTCCAAAATCCACAGAAATGAATTTTGGTGACACACTGATGCTAAACTGTAGTGCAACTGGCGAACCAAATCCAAAGATAATATGGAGATTACCATCAAAAGCAGTGGTGGATCAGTGGCAcag AATGGGGAGTCGTATTCAAGTATTTCCGAATGGTACGCTCATTGTCCAGTCTGTAAATGAAAAAGATGCCGGAGACTATTTGTGTGTAGCAAGAAATAAAATGGGAGATGATGTCATTCTAATGAAGGTCAGCATAACTATGAAACCAGCTAAGATAGTTCAAAAACAGCACCTCTCAAAGCAAGTTCCATATGGAAAAGACTTCAAGGTAGACTGCAAGGCTTCAGGATCTCCATTGCCAGAAATATCCTGGAGTTTACcagatggcacagtgataaacaATATCCTTCAAGCTGATGACAGTGGTAGGCGGAAACGTAGATATGTCCTCTTTGACAATGGTACGTTGTATCTCAACAAAGTAGGGATGTCTGAAGAAGGAGATTATACATGCTATGCAGAAAACACGTTAGGAAGGGATGAGATGAAAGTACATATTAGTGTTGTAACAGCTGCTCCACGCATTAAACTCAATCCAAAAACAAAGTTTCAAGCAAGAGCTGGGGCTAGTACAGTTCTGGATTGTGAAGCTATCGGAGAGCCAAAACCAAAAATATTCTGGCTGCTTCCATCAAGTGATATGATTGCAATGTCCCATGATCGTTACATATTGCACGACAATGGATCTTTGTCAATCACAAAAGTCAAACTAATAGATGCTGGAGAATACATGTGTGTGGCACGTAATCCTGCAGGAGATGACACAAGACTTCTGAAATTAGATGTTCACTCAACACCACCTGTTATAAATGGTTTATATACAAATAAGACAATAATTAAAGATTCTGCCTTAAAACACTCTAGAAAATTAATTCACTGTAGTGCTGAAGGAACACCTCCTCTTCAAATAATGTGGATCATGCCTGATAACATATATCTAACCGCTCCTTACCATGGCAGCAGGATTGTGGTACACAAGAATGGGACTCTGGAAATTCGGAACGTAAGGCCATCAGATACAGCGGATTTCACTTGTGTTGCTCGAAATGATGGTGGTGAAAGTATGTTGGTGGTTCAGTTGGAAGTTCTTGAAGTGCTTAGAAGACCAATGTTTAAAAATCCATTCAATGAAAAGATAATCGCCAAACCGGGCAAAATGGCAATACTTAACTGTTTTGCTGATGGGAATCCTACTCCAGAAATAATATGGCTTTTACCAAATGGCACAAGATTTTTAAATGGGCAAGGGTATGCAAAATATTATGCAGGAACCAATGGAACGTTCATTATTTACAGTCCTTCCAAAGATGATGCAGGCAAATATCGTTGTGCAGCAAGAAATAAAGTGGGCTACATAGAGAAGCTAATCGTTTTGGAGGTTGGTCAGAAACCTAATATTCTGACACATCCAAAAGGACCAATCAAGAACATATTTGGTGAGACATTGTCTTTACATTGCCTTTCTGATGGAATACCAAAACCCAGAGTCATCTGGACTCTGCCAAGTGGATTTGTAATAGACAGGTCTTCTGTTAATGGGAAATACCTGTTACTTGAGAATGGCACATTGGTAATTCAAGAAACCACCATACATGATCGGGGAAACTATTTGTGTAAAGCCAAAAATAATGCAGGGGAAGCATCCATTAGTGTACCTGTTATGATTGTAGCCTATCCTCCAAGGATTACAAGTAAACCCCCACAAAACATTCATACAAGAGCAGGATCTCCTGTACATTTCAACTGCATGGCTATTGGAATACCGAAACCAGAAATAACTTGGGAGTTACCTGACTTATCAGTATTAACAACAGCTAGTAAAGGACGACCTATGGGGACTGAGCTTCTTCATCCACAAGGAACATTAGTTGTACAGAAACCAAAAAGTTCAGACTCTGGGATGTACAGATGTATCGCTAAGAACCCCCTTGGTACAGACAGCAGCTTAACATATTTAAAAGTCATCTAA